A section of the Microbacterium sp. MM2322 genome encodes:
- a CDS encoding DUF2975 domain-containing protein: MIKAAQAGVGILLAALLGLQAWVVPNVADGFAEIAPEFEGLRTPGVALVGILLLCVQLALLCVWRLLALAGDGRLFEDRSFRWVDAIIGCVGAAMVLVVVGCGVIGEAGAGSPFILVLCVLAVALGLAIALLLGALREVLRRAVLLQDQVASHA, encoded by the coding sequence ATGATCAAAGCTGCCCAAGCCGGTGTCGGCATCCTCCTCGCCGCACTCCTCGGCCTGCAGGCGTGGGTCGTGCCGAACGTCGCGGACGGGTTCGCGGAGATCGCACCGGAATTCGAAGGCCTGCGCACGCCCGGCGTTGCGCTGGTCGGCATCCTGCTGCTCTGCGTCCAACTCGCGCTGCTGTGCGTGTGGCGGCTGCTGGCACTCGCGGGTGACGGGCGACTCTTCGAGGACCGGTCCTTCCGCTGGGTCGATGCGATCATCGGATGCGTCGGCGCGGCGATGGTCCTCGTTGTCGTGGGATGCGGGGTCATCGGCGAGGCCGGGGCGGGGAGCCCGTTCATCCTCGTCCTGTGTGTTCTCGCCGTGGCCCTGGGCCTGGCGATCGCGCTCCTCCTCGGGGCGCTGCGCGAGGTGCTCCGGCGTGCTGTTCTCCTGCAGGATCAGGTCGCGTCGCACGCGTGA
- a CDS encoding EI24 domain-containing protein, which yields MTTLPPAPRPVASFFRGVADLGRGFAFWGRLPGAMALGLIPAAIVGILLLAGIITLVVFLGDIVTALTGFVDGWSDLAASLVRFGIGAGILGGAIVLAVVSFTALTLLVGDPFYERIWRAVEAHLGDAPPESDYGFWRSVGDSVGLILRGLLAAIVAGLIGLIPLVGTALGAVVAAFLTGWLLADELTSRAFAARGLDAVARRDLRRTDRARVLGFGVATQLCFLVPLGAVIAMPAAVAGSTVLARTLIDAKAAIGQAGDTTAPRRRRNGA from the coding sequence ATGACGACTCTCCCGCCCGCGCCGCGTCCGGTCGCCTCGTTCTTCCGCGGCGTTGCCGACCTCGGCCGCGGATTCGCTTTCTGGGGGCGGCTCCCCGGCGCCATGGCGCTCGGCCTGATCCCGGCGGCGATCGTCGGCATCCTGCTCCTCGCCGGGATCATCACCCTCGTCGTCTTCCTCGGTGACATCGTCACGGCGCTGACCGGGTTCGTCGACGGATGGAGCGACCTCGCTGCTTCGCTCGTGCGCTTCGGCATCGGCGCGGGCATCCTCGGCGGCGCGATCGTCCTCGCGGTGGTCTCGTTCACGGCGCTGACCCTGCTCGTCGGCGACCCGTTCTACGAGCGCATCTGGCGCGCCGTCGAGGCGCATCTCGGCGACGCCCCGCCCGAATCGGACTACGGGTTCTGGCGGTCCGTCGGCGACAGCGTCGGCCTCATCCTCCGCGGGCTCCTCGCGGCGATCGTCGCCGGTCTGATCGGTCTGATCCCGCTCGTCGGCACGGCGCTCGGCGCCGTCGTGGCCGCGTTCCTCACGGGGTGGCTGCTCGCCGACGAACTCACCTCGCGCGCCTTCGCGGCGCGGGGGCTGGATGCCGTCGCCCGCCGCGACCTGCGACGCACGGACCGCGCGCGGGTGCTGGGGTTCGGCGTCGCCACGCAGCTCTGCTTCCTCGTCCCGCTCGGCGCCGTCATCGCGATGCCCGCCGCCGTCGCCGGGTCGACGGTTCTCGCGCGGACCCTCATCGACGCGAAGGCCGCCATCGGACAAGCTGGTGACACCACCGCGCCGCGTCGGCGCAGAAACGGAGCATGA
- a CDS encoding aldo/keto reductase, with protein sequence MRLVPFGPTDQQVPNVVAGMMRIEEMSDEAIRDLYQSCRASGVDFFDHADLYGSSRHGCERRFSEALRLSPAERDEITLQTKTGIVADEWHFDHSYEHIVSSAEESLEALGTDRLDVLLLHRPDALVEPDEVARAFDHLESSGKVRAFGVSNHTPRQIDLLKTAVTQPIVANQVQLSITHSTIVAQGLASNMAGEDDSITRDGGGLVDYSRINRITLQAWSPFQKNFFDGVIFGAPEYPELNELLDTLAAKYDVTPTAIATAWITRHPAHMQVVLGTTNPHRLADAAAGSDIPLTRAEWYGLITAAGHKVP encoded by the coding sequence ATGCGCCTCGTCCCCTTCGGACCCACCGACCAGCAGGTTCCCAACGTCGTCGCCGGGATGATGCGCATCGAGGAGATGTCGGACGAGGCGATCCGCGACCTCTACCAGTCGTGCCGGGCGTCGGGAGTCGACTTCTTCGACCACGCCGACCTGTACGGCAGCAGCCGTCACGGCTGCGAGCGCCGTTTCTCCGAGGCGCTCCGCCTCAGCCCGGCCGAGCGCGACGAGATCACCCTGCAGACGAAGACCGGCATCGTGGCCGACGAGTGGCACTTCGATCACTCGTACGAGCACATCGTCTCCTCGGCCGAGGAGTCGCTCGAGGCGCTCGGCACTGACCGCCTCGACGTCCTCCTGCTCCACCGCCCCGACGCACTCGTCGAGCCCGACGAGGTCGCCCGCGCCTTCGACCACCTCGAATCGTCGGGCAAGGTCCGCGCCTTCGGTGTCTCGAACCACACGCCGCGGCAGATCGACCTGCTGAAGACGGCGGTCACGCAGCCGATCGTCGCCAACCAGGTGCAGCTGTCGATCACGCACTCGACGATTGTGGCGCAGGGCCTCGCGTCCAACATGGCGGGCGAGGACGACTCGATCACGCGCGACGGCGGCGGGCTCGTCGACTACTCGCGCATCAACCGCATCACCCTGCAGGCCTGGTCGCCGTTCCAGAAGAACTTCTTCGACGGCGTCATCTTCGGCGCGCCCGAGTACCCGGAGCTCAACGAACTCCTCGACACCCTCGCCGCGAAGTACGACGTGACGCCGACCGCGATCGCCACGGCCTGGATCACGCGGCATCCCGCGCACATGCAGGTCGTGCTCGGGACGACGAACCCGCACCGCCTAGCCGACGCCGCAGCCGGGTCGGACATCCCCCTCACCCGCGCCGAGTGGTACGGGCTGATCACGGCGGCCGGGCACAAGGTGCCCTGA
- a CDS encoding DUF6804 family protein: MSRTPPTPATYQRNALAPSLLAAAVLFVAPALIESDWLLTVRFVATIFALIIGWFAFQAKHWWWLPVMLAVAVIWNPIFPFEFSGPLWSAAQVAAAVVFLAAGATIKVRRQV, encoded by the coding sequence GTGAGCCGCACGCCGCCGACGCCCGCGACGTACCAGCGGAACGCCCTCGCACCGAGCCTGCTCGCCGCCGCGGTCCTGTTCGTCGCTCCCGCCCTCATCGAGAGCGACTGGCTGCTCACCGTGCGGTTCGTCGCGACGATCTTCGCGCTCATCATCGGGTGGTTCGCGTTCCAGGCGAAGCACTGGTGGTGGCTGCCGGTCATGCTCGCCGTCGCGGTGATCTGGAACCCGATCTTCCCGTTCGAGTTCTCGGGCCCCCTCTGGAGCGCGGCGCAGGTCGCTGCTGCCGTCGTCTTCCTCGCGGCCGGCGCGACGATCAAGGTTCGACGACAGGTCTGA
- the nhaA gene encoding Na+/H+ antiporter NhaA — protein sequence MSPPSRTAPHEIWRGIRQTVRTDAFGGVLLLVATIAALVLANSPAAPWYVGVRETSFGPEALHLDLTVAHWAADGLLAIFFFVVGLELKEEIVAGRLRSPRVAAVPVIGALGGVIVPAIVFVAFTATVPGDAVRGWAIPTATDIAFAIAVFAVVAKGLPPALRVFLLTLAVVDDLFAITIIATVYTDDLQPLWLAAAAVPLVLFGLAVRRGIRHWWVLLPLALATWGLVHASGVHATIAGVLLAVTVPATVTPRARVTVGTDADGAPIHDALTAHFADRFGPISTLIALPVFAFFSAGVTIGGWDGLTAAFADPVTLGILVGLVLGKPVGILLAVFLLTRIPAVRRTFDLRWGDMVGVGLLAGIGFTVALLVGELSYGVGSLEDDHAKIGILAGSVIAAILGGAVLAVRSRRVRQTETTPPSEGAS from the coding sequence ATCTCCCCTCCCTCCCGTACCGCTCCGCACGAGATCTGGCGCGGCATCCGTCAGACGGTGCGCACCGACGCTTTCGGCGGCGTCCTGCTGCTCGTCGCGACCATCGCGGCCCTCGTCCTCGCCAACTCGCCCGCGGCGCCCTGGTACGTCGGGGTCCGCGAGACCTCGTTCGGGCCCGAGGCGCTCCATCTCGATCTGACCGTCGCCCACTGGGCGGCCGACGGGCTGCTCGCGATCTTCTTCTTCGTCGTCGGTCTCGAACTGAAAGAGGAGATCGTCGCCGGTCGACTGCGCTCGCCGCGCGTCGCAGCGGTCCCCGTCATCGGAGCGCTCGGCGGGGTCATCGTTCCGGCGATCGTCTTCGTCGCGTTCACCGCGACCGTGCCGGGCGATGCCGTGCGCGGCTGGGCCATCCCCACCGCCACCGACATCGCCTTCGCGATCGCGGTGTTCGCCGTCGTCGCCAAGGGGCTGCCGCCCGCCCTCCGCGTGTTCCTGCTCACCCTCGCCGTCGTCGACGACCTCTTCGCGATCACCATCATCGCGACCGTCTACACCGACGACCTCCAGCCGCTGTGGCTGGCGGCGGCCGCCGTTCCGCTCGTGCTCTTCGGGCTCGCGGTGCGCCGCGGCATCCGTCACTGGTGGGTGCTGCTCCCACTCGCCCTCGCCACGTGGGGGTTGGTTCACGCGTCGGGCGTGCACGCGACGATCGCCGGCGTTCTCCTCGCCGTCACCGTTCCCGCCACCGTCACGCCGCGTGCTCGGGTGACGGTGGGGACGGATGCCGACGGCGCACCCATCCACGATGCGCTCACCGCTCACTTCGCCGACCGCTTCGGGCCGATCTCCACCCTGATCGCGCTGCCCGTGTTCGCCTTCTTCTCGGCGGGCGTCACCATCGGCGGCTGGGACGGGTTGACGGCCGCGTTCGCCGACCCGGTGACCCTCGGCATCCTGGTCGGGCTCGTGCTGGGCAAGCCGGTCGGCATCCTGCTCGCGGTGTTCCTGTTGACCCGCATTCCCGCGGTGCGGCGCACCTTCGATCTTCGCTGGGGCGACATGGTCGGGGTGGGCCTGCTCGCCGGCATCGGGTTCACGGTCGCACTGCTCGTCGGCGAACTCTCGTACGGGGTCGGCTCCCTCGAGGACGATCACGCCAAGATCGGCATCCTCGCCGGGTCGGTGATCGCCGCAATCCTCGGCGGTGCCGTGCTCGCGGTGCGCTCTCGGCGCGTGCGTCAGACTGAGACGACACCCCCATCCGAAGGAGCCTCGTGA
- a CDS encoding Asp23/Gls24 family envelope stress response protein → MAENKTTTPATATRVDRSASTRGTDDQAVAGRITITDGVVAKVSGIAAREVTGVYALGGGGARALGAIRDAVNATDLTQGVKVEVGETQAAVDLKVVVEYPAPIGRVADDVRASVAGAIERLTGLDVVEVNVEIHDVHIADDEDHHAEPRVA, encoded by the coding sequence ATGGCTGAGAACAAGACCACCACCCCCGCCACCGCGACGCGCGTGGACCGCTCCGCATCCACTCGCGGCACCGACGACCAGGCGGTCGCCGGCCGGATCACGATCACCGACGGCGTGGTCGCGAAGGTCTCGGGCATCGCGGCCCGCGAGGTCACCGGCGTGTACGCCCTCGGCGGCGGCGGCGCACGTGCGCTCGGCGCGATCCGCGACGCGGTGAACGCGACCGATCTCACGCAGGGCGTGAAGGTGGAGGTCGGCGAGACGCAGGCCGCCGTCGACCTGAAGGTCGTGGTGGAGTACCCCGCACCGATCGGGCGCGTCGCCGACGACGTCCGCGCATCCGTGGCCGGCGCGATCGAGCGTTTGACAGGTCTCGACGTCGTCGAGGTCAACGTCGAGATCCACGACGTCCACATCGCCGACGATGAGGACCACCACGCCGAACCCCGCGTCGCCTGA
- a CDS encoding GlsB/YeaQ/YmgE family stress response membrane protein: MGFFGFLILGLLAGAIAKLILPGKQGGGWFITLILGVVGALLGGWLGGLIFNVNLNEFFSLSTWLLAIGGSIIVLLIYGALFGRKRSKS, encoded by the coding sequence ATGGGCTTTTTCGGTTTTCTCATCCTCGGCCTGCTGGCCGGCGCCATCGCGAAGCTGATCCTCCCGGGCAAGCAGGGCGGCGGCTGGTTCATCACGCTGATCCTCGGAGTCGTCGGCGCGCTTCTCGGCGGCTGGCTCGGCGGGCTGATCTTCAACGTCAACCTCAACGAGTTCTTCTCGCTGTCGACCTGGCTGCTCGCCATCGGCGGATCGATCATCGTCCTGCTGATCTACGGCGCACTGTTCGGGCGTAAGCGCTCGAAGAGCTGA
- a CDS encoding adenosine deaminase: MTSPDLRTLPKAELHLHIEGTLEPELAFTLAERNGVPLPFADVADLQRRFDFEDLQSFLDLYYACMAVLHTEQDFTDLAVAYFERAARDGVRHVEMFFDPQVHTANGVPVDVVIDGLRAGFAVAADRFGITGGLIVCIVRDHPVASAEALLDEISPRAHELLGIGLDSAEVGYPPSLFAGVFRRAAELGLHRVAHAGEEAPAAYVWEALRLLEVERVDHGIRSIDDPDLLAHLAEHRVPLTVCPLSNVRLRAVPELAAHPLRELVDAGVVVTINSDDPSYFGGYIGDNYAAVASLGFDTAELAQFAENSIEASFADAARKADLIAQVREWAASA; the protein is encoded by the coding sequence GTGACGAGCCCTGATCTGCGCACCCTCCCGAAAGCGGAACTGCACCTGCACATCGAGGGGACGCTCGAGCCCGAGCTCGCGTTCACCCTCGCCGAGCGGAACGGAGTGCCCCTCCCGTTCGCGGATGTCGCAGATCTGCAGCGCCGATTCGACTTCGAGGATCTGCAGTCGTTCCTCGACCTCTACTACGCGTGCATGGCGGTGCTGCACACGGAGCAGGATTTCACCGATCTCGCCGTCGCCTACTTCGAGCGCGCCGCTCGTGACGGCGTCCGTCACGTCGAGATGTTCTTCGACCCGCAGGTCCACACCGCCAACGGCGTGCCGGTCGACGTCGTCATCGACGGGCTGCGCGCCGGTTTCGCCGTTGCCGCCGACCGCTTCGGCATCACGGGTGGGCTCATCGTCTGCATCGTGCGGGACCACCCGGTCGCATCCGCCGAGGCCCTCCTCGACGAGATCTCCCCGCGCGCACACGAACTCCTCGGCATCGGCCTCGACTCGGCGGAGGTCGGCTACCCGCCGTCGCTGTTCGCCGGCGTGTTCCGCCGCGCCGCCGAGCTGGGGCTGCACCGCGTCGCCCATGCCGGCGAAGAGGCACCCGCGGCCTACGTCTGGGAGGCGCTGCGGCTGCTCGAGGTCGAGCGGGTGGACCACGGCATCCGCTCGATCGACGACCCCGACCTGCTTGCCCACCTCGCGGAGCACCGGGTGCCGCTCACCGTCTGCCCACTGTCGAACGTGCGACTCCGCGCCGTGCCCGAGCTCGCCGCCCACCCGCTGCGCGAGCTCGTCGACGCGGGCGTCGTCGTGACGATCAACTCCGACGACCCGTCGTACTTCGGCGGCTACATCGGCGACAACTACGCCGCCGTCGCCTCCCTCGGCTTCGACACGGCAGAGCTCGCGCAGTTCGCCGAGAACTCGATCGAGGCGTCCTTCGCGGATGCCGCGCGCAAGGCCGATCTCATCGCGCAGGTGCGGGAGTGGGCGGCATCCGCCTGA
- a CDS encoding DUF2256 and DUF3253 domain-containing protein, with protein MPSAPAPKTCASCGREIQWRKKWEKNWDAVRYCSDACRKRGIRPVDEELTQSIRDLLDARAASATICPSEAARAVGGEEWRDLMEPARRAARRLVAAGEVEITQRGQVVDPSTAKGPIRIRRAR; from the coding sequence GTGCCTTCCGCTCCTGCCCCGAAGACGTGCGCCTCGTGCGGGCGCGAGATCCAGTGGCGCAAGAAGTGGGAGAAGAACTGGGATGCCGTGCGGTACTGCTCCGACGCGTGCCGGAAGCGCGGCATCCGTCCCGTCGACGAGGAGCTCACGCAGTCGATCCGCGACTTGCTCGACGCGAGGGCTGCATCCGCGACGATCTGCCCGTCCGAAGCGGCTCGCGCAGTCGGCGGCGAGGAGTGGCGCGACCTGATGGAGCCGGCCCGGCGCGCAGCGCGACGGCTCGTCGCTGCAGGCGAGGTGGAGATCACCCAGCGGGGCCAGGTCGTCGACCCGTCAACCGCGAAGGGACCCATCCGCATCCGGCGGGCGCGCTGA
- a CDS encoding alpha/beta fold hydrolase yields the protein MPATEDAPDVDVEHVGHGSRRTRVTRIETTAGDGGRPFVLVAGVGVAATYFEFLAPSLAEHGDVFALDLPGFAGMPRPGDQPTAEFFADRVEEVLDHYGLTDPVIVGHSMGTQVVTEVLVRRPQLRHGVLVSPVINDQESTLPIVAVRFAQSATRETFHLAMTALSAYVLCGFVYFVQVLPHMLKYRLIERLPLVEATLLLIRGEFDATSPRRFHSRLVAASKNARRWEIRGAAHSIINAHAVGAADLIVRHATDSLPPKGRMPAEKAVVPPPPHAGIGVVWSAMRERAAEWWCAARGDEAGVERAKERHARILWEAYTRAGQDPRRGR from the coding sequence ATGCCCGCGACCGAAGACGCCCCCGACGTCGATGTCGAGCACGTCGGTCACGGGTCCCGGCGCACGCGCGTGACGCGCATCGAGACGACGGCGGGCGACGGCGGACGGCCGTTCGTCCTCGTGGCCGGTGTCGGCGTCGCGGCGACGTACTTCGAGTTCCTCGCGCCCTCGCTCGCCGAGCACGGCGACGTCTTCGCGCTCGACCTGCCCGGTTTCGCCGGGATGCCGCGCCCCGGCGACCAGCCCACGGCCGAGTTCTTCGCGGACCGGGTCGAAGAGGTCCTCGACCACTACGGCCTGACCGACCCCGTGATCGTCGGTCACTCGATGGGGACGCAGGTCGTGACCGAGGTGCTGGTGCGGCGCCCGCAGCTGCGGCACGGCGTACTGGTGAGCCCGGTCATCAACGACCAGGAGTCCACGCTCCCGATCGTCGCCGTGCGCTTCGCGCAGTCCGCGACGCGCGAGACGTTCCACCTCGCGATGACGGCGCTGTCGGCGTACGTCCTCTGCGGGTTCGTCTACTTCGTGCAAGTGCTGCCCCACATGCTGAAGTACCGGCTGATCGAGCGACTGCCGCTCGTGGAGGCGACGCTGCTGCTCATCCGCGGCGAGTTCGACGCGACGTCGCCGCGCCGTTTCCACTCGCGCCTCGTCGCCGCGTCGAAGAACGCGCGCCGGTGGGAGATCCGCGGCGCCGCGCACTCGATCATCAACGCGCACGCCGTCGGGGCCGCCGACCTGATCGTGAGGCACGCGACCGACTCCCTGCCCCCGAAGGGACGGATGCCGGCCGAGAAGGCGGTCGTCCCGCCGCCGCCCCACGCGGGCATCGGGGTCGTGTGGAGCGCGATGCGCGAGCGCGCTGCCGAGTGGTGGTGCGCTGCGCGCGGCGACGAGGCGGGCGTCGAGCGGGCGAAGGAGCGGCACGCCCGCATCCTGTGGGAGGCGTACACCCGCGCCGGCCAGGATCCGCGCCGCGGGCGCTGA
- a CDS encoding aldo/keto reductase codes for MHTRTLGQGLQVSAIGLGAMGMSQSYGPNPGDRDEMIAVLRSAVDAGVTFFDTAEVYGPYVNEELVGEALEPLRGQVVIATKFGWDIRDGQSVGLDSRPEQIRRVADASLQRLRVDTLDLFYQHRVDPDVPIEDVAGTVAELVAAGKVRHFGLSEASASTIRAAHAVFPVTAVQSEYSLWTRDPEAEVLPTLRELGIGFVPFSPLGKGFLTGTVTTDTSFDENDIRRRVPRFEEQNLAANQALVDHVKVLAEKKDAAPGQIALAWLLAQHPSIVPIPGTRRTSRIQENAAATRVALSADELADLDGLAQRVGVAGDRYNAQHMGYVNR; via the coding sequence ATGCACACCAGGACTCTCGGACAGGGCTTGCAGGTCTCGGCGATCGGACTCGGGGCGATGGGGATGTCGCAGAGCTACGGACCCAACCCCGGCGATCGCGACGAGATGATCGCCGTCCTCCGTTCGGCGGTCGACGCGGGCGTCACGTTCTTCGACACCGCCGAGGTCTACGGTCCGTATGTCAACGAGGAGTTGGTCGGCGAGGCCCTCGAACCCCTGCGCGGCCAGGTCGTCATCGCGACGAAGTTCGGCTGGGACATCCGGGACGGTCAGTCGGTCGGTCTCGACAGCCGTCCCGAGCAGATCCGCCGCGTCGCCGACGCGTCGCTGCAGCGCCTCCGGGTCGACACGCTCGACCTCTTCTACCAGCACCGCGTCGACCCCGACGTCCCCATCGAGGACGTGGCCGGGACCGTCGCCGAGCTCGTCGCCGCCGGCAAGGTGCGCCACTTCGGGTTGTCCGAGGCATCCGCGTCGACCATCCGCGCCGCGCACGCCGTGTTCCCGGTCACGGCGGTGCAGAGCGAATACTCCCTGTGGACCCGTGACCCCGAAGCGGAGGTCCTGCCGACCCTCCGCGAGCTGGGCATCGGCTTCGTCCCGTTCAGCCCGCTCGGCAAGGGCTTTCTCACCGGCACGGTGACGACGGACACCTCGTTCGACGAGAACGACATCCGCCGCCGGGTGCCGCGGTTCGAGGAACAGAACCTCGCCGCCAATCAGGCGCTCGTCGACCATGTGAAGGTCCTCGCCGAGAAGAAGGATGCCGCGCCCGGCCAGATCGCGCTCGCGTGGCTGCTCGCGCAGCATCCGTCGATCGTCCCGATCCCGGGCACGCGCCGCACCTCCCGGATCCAGGAGAACGCCGCCGCGACAAGGGTGGCCCTCTCGGCGGACGAGCTCGCCGACCTCGACGGACTTGCACAGCGGGTCGGCGTCGCCGGCGACCGCTACAACGCGCAGCACATGGGGTACGTGAACCGCTGA
- a CDS encoding cryptochrome/photolyase family protein, whose translation MLRHLVIVLGDQLDLDASAFDDFDPALDAVWMAEVAEESEHVWSSKQRTAVFLAAMRHFAEELTDAGRPLHYAKLDDPGTADSLAAQLTADLGRLKPEGLIVTEPGDWRVRTSLEEVAAATGIPLDVREDRHFFSTVAEFGAHADGRKSLRMEYFYREMRKKHDVLMNDRGQPVGGSWNYDADNRKAFPKQGPGLVPPRARFEPDEITREVIALVEKRFGDHPGSLATFAWPVTRAQAREALDLFIEERLPSFGETQDAMWPGEPWLWHAHLSSSMNLKMLTPREVVAAAEAAYREKKAPLPAVEGFIRQILGWREYVRGIYWTQMPGYLERNAFEAFEPLPDFYWTGDTAMACLQDAIGTTLENGYAHHIQRLMVTGLYAMLLGVDPRQVHAWYLAVYVDAVEWAELPNTLGMSQYADGGLMGSKPYAATGRYIDRMSPYCKTCPFDPAKRIGEDACPFTTLYWDYLVRHEEPLAGNHRMSLQVKNVSRLDDDEITAIRERADAIRRGDIAVPHA comes from the coding sequence ATGCTGCGTCACCTCGTGATCGTGCTGGGCGACCAGCTCGATCTTGACGCGAGCGCATTCGACGATTTCGACCCCGCGCTCGATGCGGTCTGGATGGCCGAGGTCGCCGAGGAGTCCGAGCACGTCTGGAGCAGCAAGCAGCGCACCGCGGTCTTCCTCGCCGCCATGCGCCACTTCGCCGAAGAGCTGACGGATGCCGGGCGTCCCCTCCACTACGCGAAGCTCGACGATCCCGGCACGGCCGACAGCCTCGCCGCGCAGCTGACCGCCGACCTCGGGCGGCTGAAACCGGAGGGGCTCATCGTCACGGAGCCTGGTGACTGGCGCGTACGGACCTCGCTGGAAGAGGTCGCGGCGGCCACCGGCATCCCGCTCGATGTCCGCGAGGACCGCCACTTCTTCAGCACGGTCGCGGAGTTCGGGGCCCACGCCGACGGACGGAAGTCGCTACGCATGGAGTACTTCTACCGCGAGATGCGGAAGAAGCACGACGTGCTCATGAACGACCGCGGTCAGCCGGTGGGCGGCTCGTGGAACTACGACGCCGACAACCGCAAGGCGTTCCCGAAGCAGGGCCCCGGGCTGGTGCCGCCGCGCGCTCGATTCGAGCCGGATGAGATCACCCGCGAGGTCATCGCCCTGGTCGAGAAGCGCTTCGGCGACCACCCTGGCTCGCTCGCTACCTTCGCGTGGCCGGTCACCCGCGCCCAGGCACGTGAGGCGCTCGACCTGTTCATCGAGGAGCGCCTGCCGAGCTTCGGCGAGACGCAGGATGCGATGTGGCCGGGCGAACCGTGGCTGTGGCACGCGCACCTGTCGTCGTCGATGAACCTCAAGATGCTGACCCCGCGAGAAGTCGTCGCGGCGGCCGAGGCCGCCTACCGGGAGAAGAAGGCGCCACTACCTGCCGTCGAAGGGTTCATCCGGCAGATCCTCGGGTGGCGCGAGTACGTGAGGGGCATCTACTGGACGCAGATGCCCGGATACCTCGAGCGGAATGCGTTCGAGGCGTTCGAGCCGTTGCCCGACTTCTACTGGACCGGCGACACCGCGATGGCCTGCCTGCAGGATGCGATCGGGACGACGCTCGAGAACGGGTACGCGCACCACATCCAGCGGCTCATGGTGACGGGCCTCTACGCGATGCTGCTCGGCGTCGATCCCCGGCAGGTGCACGCCTGGTACCTCGCAGTGTACGTCGACGCGGTCGAGTGGGCCGAGCTGCCGAACACCCTCGGGATGAGCCAGTACGCCGACGGTGGATTGATGGGCAGCAAGCCATATGCCGCGACAGGCAGGTACATCGACCGCATGAGCCCGTACTGCAAGACGTGTCCGTTCGATCCGGCGAAACGGATCGGTGAGGACGCCTGCCCCTTCACGACGCTGTACTGGGATTACCTCGTCCGACACGAGGAACCCCTCGCCGGAAACCATCGCATGTCGTTGCAGGTGAAGAACGTCTCACGCCTCGACGACGACGAGATCACCGCCATTCGCGAACGCGCCGACGCCATCCGGCGCGGCGACATCGCGGTACCGCACGCCTGA
- a CDS encoding SDR family oxidoreductase encodes MTSTDIALVTGARGGVGSALVARLRARGLRVAAVGRDAASLTAVDADAHIEADVTTPEGAAAALEGCRSELGDAPAWLAHAVGSTLITPLHRTKADAARDILRVNLESSIWILQAWLEATGKQPGAAVFASSVVARIGVANHEAIAAAKGGVEALVRSAAATYAARGIRVNAVAPGMTDTPMTAGMLSVPMQREGAEKQYPLGGVQTADDVAAVMDWLLSTDAGRITGQVIPVDGGFTTVRPLVK; translated from the coding sequence ATGACCTCGACCGACATCGCCCTCGTGACCGGCGCCCGTGGGGGTGTCGGCAGTGCTCTCGTCGCACGGCTGCGGGCGCGCGGCCTGCGCGTCGCCGCGGTGGGGCGGGATGCCGCATCCCTCACCGCCGTCGATGCGGACGCCCACATCGAGGCCGACGTGACGACACCCGAGGGCGCCGCCGCGGCGCTCGAGGGCTGCCGGTCGGAGCTCGGCGACGCGCCCGCGTGGCTCGCGCACGCGGTCGGCAGCACGCTGATCACCCCGCTGCACCGGACGAAGGCCGACGCCGCGCGCGACATCCTGCGCGTCAACCTCGAGAGCAGCATCTGGATCCTGCAGGCCTGGCTCGAGGCGACGGGCAAGCAGCCCGGCGCCGCCGTCTTCGCGAGCTCCGTCGTTGCGCGGATCGGCGTCGCCAACCACGAGGCGATCGCCGCCGCGAAGGGAGGCGTCGAGGCGCTCGTGCGCAGCGCCGCTGCCACGTATGCCGCGCGCGGCATCCGTGTGAACGCGGTCGCGCCGGGTATGACGGACACCCCGATGACGGCCGGGATGCTGAGCGTGCCGATGCAGCGCGAGGGCGCCGAGAAGCAGTACCCGCTCGGTGGTGTGCAGACCGCCGACGATGTCGCGGCCGTCATGGACTGGCTGCTGTCTACGGATGCCGGTCGCATCACCGGTCAGGTGATCCCGGTCGACGGCGGCTTCACGACGGTGCGCCCGCTCGTGAAATGA